One genomic segment of Desulfosporosinus sp. Sb-LF includes these proteins:
- the rpmJ gene encoding 50S ribosomal protein L36, translated as MKVRPSVKKICEKCKIIRRHGKVMVICENPKHKQRQG; from the coding sequence GTGAAAGTAAGGCCTTCAGTCAAAAAGATCTGTGAAAAATGCAAAATTATTCGCCGCCATGGTAAGGTTATGGTTATTTGTGAAAACCCGAAACACAAGCAGAGACAAGGCTAG
- the infA gene encoding translation initiation factor IF-1, with protein MSKEDVIEVEGKVLEPLPNAMFLVELANGHKVLAHVSGKIRMNFIRILPGDRVTVELSPYDLSRGRITYRFK; from the coding sequence ATGTCAAAAGAAGATGTTATTGAAGTCGAAGGTAAGGTCTTAGAGCCACTGCCCAATGCCATGTTCCTGGTTGAATTAGCCAACGGACACAAGGTTTTGGCGCACGTCTCTGGAAAAATTCGTATGAATTTTATCCGAATACTTCCAGGAGATCGGGTCACAGTGGAGCTTTCCCCCTATGACTTGTCCCGTGGACGAATCACATATCGATTTAAGTAA
- the cwlD gene encoding N-acetylmuramoyl-L-alanine amidase CwlD: protein MKPIWVVSIRRRKAVIGGIALALISVLALGWGFREQDKKIWSWTLGNKVVVIDAGHGGVDPGAVGKTKVLEKDVTLAVSKRVQALVQQSGAKAIMVREDDSDLGTSQGLAKRKREDLAQRIQLARDSQADVYVSIHANSFPDAKLTGAQTFYHGDSPEGKLLAQAIQQELNSMTNGKRVSKGNQDIYVLKKAHQAAVTVELGFLSNLAEEQLLTTPEYQQKLAVAIYQGISVYFSKQTEGIKSPK from the coding sequence ATGAAACCAATCTGGGTTGTGAGTATTAGACGACGTAAGGCAGTTATTGGTGGAATCGCGCTTGCACTTATTTCGGTGTTAGCCCTTGGCTGGGGGTTTCGTGAGCAGGATAAAAAAATCTGGAGCTGGACTTTGGGGAATAAAGTCGTGGTGATCGATGCTGGCCACGGGGGCGTAGATCCAGGCGCAGTGGGTAAAACCAAGGTTTTGGAAAAAGACGTGACTCTCGCAGTTTCCAAACGTGTGCAGGCACTCGTTCAGCAAAGTGGAGCTAAAGCAATTATGGTTCGTGAAGATGACAGTGATCTCGGAACGTCACAAGGACTTGCGAAGCGCAAACGAGAGGACTTAGCACAACGCATTCAGCTTGCTAGGGACTCCCAAGCGGATGTTTATGTTAGCATTCATGCAAATAGTTTTCCAGACGCTAAATTGACGGGTGCACAGACGTTTTATCATGGGGATTCACCAGAAGGGAAGTTATTGGCCCAAGCGATTCAGCAGGAGCTCAATAGTATGACAAATGGCAAAAGAGTGAGTAAAGGAAATCAGGATATTTATGTCTTGAAAAAAGCCCATCAAGCGGCAGTAACAGTTGAGCTAGGCTTTCTGTCTAATCTTGCTGAAGAACAGTTATTGACGACGCCAGAGTATCAACAAAAGCTGGCAGTTGCTATTTATCAGGGAATAAGTGTCTATTTCAGCAAACAAACTGAAGGAATTAAAAGTCCTAAGTGA
- a CDS encoding energy-coupling factor transporter transmembrane component T, with product MFASERGGLNIKVFELYWPSNSIMHRLDPRLKVGGLAVLSLLMTLTGWQGLTLSSCAFLGLVLLGRIPLKLYRSLTLVILWLGLFYGLATGWEWENTAFWYGHWSQSGLVQAGYMLWRIALLFALTRLFTAVTMPLEQGVGIAYFFDPLTRLTPKAADFALLLTLTLRFIPLILEEATFIWKARVLKSEWPSSWIQRSWEFIQLIVPLILLSLRRAEELSENLMARGFGSGNYRPLMLHEWTKRDRLGSLFVIVWGVLLLILK from the coding sequence GTGTTCGCTTCTGAAAGAGGGGGGCTCAATATTAAAGTTTTTGAACTCTACTGGCCAAGCAATAGTATAATGCATCGTCTAGATCCGAGACTTAAGGTTGGGGGACTTGCCGTTTTATCCCTCCTAATGACATTGACTGGTTGGCAAGGGCTAACCTTAAGTTCCTGCGCCTTTCTAGGGCTTGTTTTATTGGGTCGTATCCCCCTTAAATTATATCGTTCCCTAACACTGGTAATTCTATGGCTGGGGTTGTTCTACGGATTGGCAACAGGGTGGGAATGGGAAAACACGGCATTTTGGTATGGTCATTGGTCACAGAGTGGTTTAGTGCAAGCTGGTTACATGTTGTGGCGTATCGCCTTGCTTTTTGCCTTAACCCGCCTTTTTACGGCAGTAACAATGCCCCTTGAACAAGGGGTGGGAATTGCGTACTTCTTTGATCCGCTTACCCGCCTTACGCCAAAAGCTGCAGATTTTGCTCTTTTGCTTACCTTGACGTTACGATTTATACCTCTGATTCTCGAAGAGGCAACTTTCATTTGGAAGGCCCGAGTGTTAAAGAGCGAGTGGCCATCTTCTTGGATCCAACGCTCTTGGGAGTTTATTCAGCTCATTGTACCGCTAATCCTCTTAAGTTTGCGACGTGCGGAAGAACTTTCCGAAAACTTAATGGCTAGAGGATTTGGTTCGGGAAACTATCGTCCGCTTATGCTTCATGAGTGGACGAAAAGAGATCGCCTCGGATCTCTTTTCGTGATAGTATGGGGAGTATTACTTTTGATCTTGAAATAG
- a CDS encoding adenylate kinase: MKVILMGGPGAGKGTQANPLVDRFHFPHISTGDMFRAAIKDGTALGLKAKSYMDAGGLVPDEVTIGIVEERLALPDCAEGFLLDGFPRTLAQGSALASILDRLGMKLDGVINIEVDEAVLIPRLTGRRVCRKCGSSYHMVFNPPQQEGVCGQCGGELYQRSDDTVETAKNRLNVYNEQTEPLIEFYNEKGLLKRINGDQPIDQVFQDILKVLV, from the coding sequence ATGAAAGTAATATTAATGGGAGGCCCGGGCGCTGGTAAAGGGACACAAGCGAATCCGCTTGTCGACCGTTTTCACTTTCCGCATATTTCAACGGGAGACATGTTTAGAGCTGCAATTAAAGATGGAACAGCCTTAGGTTTAAAGGCCAAGTCCTATATGGATGCCGGCGGTTTAGTTCCTGATGAAGTGACCATTGGAATTGTCGAGGAACGTTTAGCACTACCCGATTGTGCAGAGGGATTTCTCCTTGATGGATTCCCACGTACACTAGCACAAGGTAGTGCTTTGGCAAGTATCTTAGACCGCCTTGGTATGAAGCTCGATGGTGTGATCAACATAGAAGTTGACGAAGCAGTGTTAATACCTCGCTTAACCGGACGTCGTGTATGCCGTAAGTGTGGTTCGTCCTATCACATGGTCTTTAACCCTCCTCAACAGGAAGGCGTTTGTGGTCAATGTGGTGGAGAGCTTTATCAACGTTCAGATGATACTGTTGAAACAGCAAAGAATCGTCTAAACGTTTATAACGAGCAAACAGAACCTCTAATCGAGTTTTACAATGAAAAAGGGTTACTCAAGCGTATTAACGGTGATCAACCTATTGATCAAGTGTTTCAGGATATTCTAAAGGTTTTGGTCTAA
- the map gene encoding type I methionyl aminopeptidase: MIELKNASQFERMRIAGRVVAETLALMREHVKPGVTTLELDRIAEDYIRSQGAIPAFKGYNGFPATLCTSVNEQVVHGIPGLRTLESGDIISIDCGAVINGYVGDAAVTLPIGDVGEDILKLLRVTEESLMLGIAQAKVGNRLYDVSYAVQTHVEASGFSVVRDYVGHGIGRAMHEDPQIPNYGKPGRGPRLEVGMALAIEPMVNMGTYEVQSLKDHWTVVTKDSRPSAHFEHTVAITENGPEILTRC; this comes from the coding sequence ATGATTGAGCTGAAAAATGCGAGTCAATTTGAACGCATGCGGATTGCGGGTCGAGTCGTGGCTGAAACTCTGGCTCTTATGCGTGAGCATGTTAAGCCTGGTGTTACGACTCTCGAATTGGATCGCATTGCCGAGGACTATATTCGTTCACAGGGTGCTATTCCGGCGTTCAAAGGGTATAATGGTTTCCCTGCTACGCTGTGTACCTCTGTAAATGAGCAGGTAGTTCATGGAATACCTGGTTTAAGGACCTTAGAATCTGGAGATATTATTAGTATAGATTGTGGCGCGGTCATTAATGGGTATGTTGGTGATGCGGCGGTGACCTTGCCAATTGGCGATGTCGGTGAAGATATCTTGAAGCTCTTAAGAGTGACTGAAGAATCACTGATGTTGGGAATCGCGCAGGCGAAGGTAGGAAATCGCCTTTACGACGTCTCCTATGCGGTGCAAACGCACGTGGAAGCGAGTGGATTTTCAGTAGTGCGTGATTATGTTGGGCACGGGATTGGAAGAGCCATGCATGAGGATCCTCAGATCCCTAATTATGGCAAACCTGGCCGAGGACCAAGACTCGAGGTAGGTATGGCCTTGGCTATTGAGCCCATGGTGAACATGGGTACGTATGAGGTGCAGTCATTGAAAGATCACTGGACTGTTGTTACGAAAGATAGCCGACCATCGGCTCATTTTGAGCACACAGTTGCGATTACAGAAAATGGCCCGGAGATTTTAACTCGATGTTAG
- the rpsK gene encoding 30S ribosomal protein S11 encodes MARKVVRTKRRERKNIESGIAHIKSTFNNTMVTITDTSGNALSWSSAGSLGFKGSRKSTPFAAQMAAETCAKVAMEHGLKDVECYVKGPGAGREAAIRALQAAGLEVNLIKDVTPIPHNGCRPPKRRRV; translated from the coding sequence ATGGCACGTAAAGTTGTCCGGACAAAACGCCGGGAACGTAAAAATATTGAAAGTGGAATAGCACATATCAAATCTACTTTCAACAATACCATGGTGACCATTACGGATACCAGCGGGAATGCACTCTCCTGGTCCAGTGCGGGTTCCCTTGGTTTTAAAGGCTCTCGCAAAAGCACTCCTTTTGCTGCTCAAATGGCGGCAGAAACGTGTGCTAAAGTTGCGATGGAACATGGCTTAAAAGATGTTGAATGCTATGTAAAAGGACCGGGGGCAGGACGTGAAGCCGCAATTCGTGCACTACAAGCTGCTGGTTTGGAAGTTAACTTAATTAAAGACGTGACACCGATTCCGCACAATGGCTGTCGGCCACCGAAACGCAGAAGGGTATAG
- the rpsD gene encoding 30S ribosomal protein S4 produces MARYTGPVCRLCRREGMKLFLKGERCYTGKCAIDRRAYAPGQHGQARAKKPTEYGLQLREKQKARRIYGVMEKQFSRYFDEAVRRKGVAGENLLTLLERRLDNVIFQLGFASSRPEARQLVNHGHFTINGKKVDIPSYSVRAGEVVAVKESSKSSARIKQLLENLGSRNVPGWLSLDANAASATIVALPTREDIQLPIQEHLIVEKYSR; encoded by the coding sequence ATGGCTAGATATACTGGACCCGTCTGTCGCTTATGTCGTCGGGAGGGAATGAAGTTATTCCTAAAAGGAGAACGTTGCTATACCGGAAAATGTGCGATCGACCGTCGTGCTTACGCTCCAGGACAACATGGTCAGGCCCGCGCGAAGAAGCCTACTGAGTATGGTCTTCAATTGCGAGAAAAACAAAAGGCACGCCGTATATACGGTGTAATGGAAAAACAATTCAGTCGCTATTTTGATGAGGCTGTCCGCCGCAAAGGGGTTGCCGGTGAAAACCTGCTTACTTTGCTCGAACGCCGACTTGATAATGTGATTTTCCAGTTGGGTTTTGCTTCATCCCGCCCAGAAGCGCGTCAGCTTGTAAATCACGGCCACTTTACCATTAATGGTAAAAAGGTTGATATTCCCTCCTATTCAGTTCGTGCTGGAGAAGTCGTGGCTGTTAAAGAAAGCAGCAAGAGTTCAGCTCGAATCAAACAACTGCTAGAGAACTTGGGTTCTCGTAATGTTCCTGGTTGGTTAAGCTTGGATGCTAATGCAGCTTCTGCAACAATTGTCGCACTACCTACTCGTGAAGATATTCAACTGCCGATCCAAGAACACCTCATCGTGGAGAAATACTCCCGTTAA
- a CDS encoding ATP-binding cassette domain-containing protein gives MKPEKVLEVQNIHYSELFNGVNFDWHQGEIIALMGANGSGKSTLARLLAGLIEPKDGEIRLLVDGIACSWSSVKRWKEIGFIGQHPMRQTIGATVAEELGFGLLNLGQDIHRVSDRVRELASSIGLGGKEDQSPATLSGGERQRLVVAAILALHPTFLILDEALTMLDTRAQANILELLFQVRGETGQLWITHDPELAYQADRLLVIDKGRVVDLGRPSVAFDNCENLSLYALGIMPAMGIKGAKDAKEDLIAKRNKDVNVDSVDKTDKGISSGKGVKEVAVNRANKHQGQDRALIEWRQANYDSRLRLNHVVRAGEFIGIVGPSGSGKTTLLESVVGLILPTEGQLLVCGDPISKSTVHTLRRKVRFVLQEAGEYLIGRSVYHEVFYGDVKQDLKSKTEDRLSYLEEFGLNASLAEVAPERLSGGERQMVALASALRTIPEILLLDEPLLGLDATSRAGIQSMISSWDNITILYVTHDLREVLPNATRLWIVEKGNVVLDCPSQCWKEHQERFKVAGVRF, from the coding sequence GTGAAACCTGAAAAAGTTCTCGAGGTGCAGAACATCCATTATAGTGAACTATTTAACGGAGTTAATTTTGATTGGCATCAAGGCGAAATTATCGCGTTGATGGGTGCTAACGGTTCTGGGAAATCTACATTGGCCCGCCTTTTGGCGGGGCTAATCGAACCTAAAGATGGGGAGATTCGCCTTTTAGTTGACGGTATCGCTTGTTCTTGGAGTAGTGTTAAGCGATGGAAGGAAATTGGGTTTATTGGACAACATCCCATGCGGCAGACGATTGGAGCAACGGTCGCCGAAGAGTTGGGCTTTGGACTTCTGAACCTAGGGCAAGATATTCATCGAGTATCAGATAGGGTGCGTGAACTGGCTTCTAGCATAGGTTTAGGTGGCAAAGAGGATCAGTCTCCTGCGACACTTTCGGGGGGAGAAAGGCAAAGACTTGTTGTTGCTGCAATTTTGGCATTACACCCAACCTTTCTCATTTTAGATGAGGCACTAACTATGCTTGATACTCGCGCTCAAGCGAACATCCTAGAACTTCTGTTCCAAGTCCGTGGGGAAACGGGCCAACTTTGGATTACGCACGACCCAGAATTAGCATATCAAGCAGATCGTCTTTTGGTTATCGACAAGGGTAGAGTTGTGGACTTAGGTAGACCAAGCGTCGCGTTTGACAACTGCGAAAACCTTTCGCTCTATGCCCTCGGAATAATGCCAGCAATGGGGATTAAGGGAGCTAAGGATGCAAAGGAAGATCTTATAGCTAAGAGAAATAAGGATGTTAATGTAGATAGTGTAGATAAGACAGACAAGGGTATTTCGAGCGGTAAGGGTGTTAAGGAAGTTGCGGTGAATCGGGCTAATAAACACCAAGGCCAAGACAGGGCGCTAATTGAATGGAGACAAGCTAACTATGATTCCCGCCTGAGGCTCAATCATGTTGTAAGAGCAGGTGAGTTTATTGGCATAGTCGGACCTTCCGGTTCAGGAAAGACGACCCTATTAGAGAGTGTCGTAGGCTTAATTCTGCCGACTGAAGGGCAGCTTTTGGTGTGCGGAGACCCTATATCAAAGTCTACTGTGCATACGTTACGAAGAAAAGTCCGTTTTGTACTTCAAGAAGCAGGTGAATATCTTATTGGGCGTAGTGTCTACCATGAGGTGTTTTACGGAGACGTTAAGCAAGATCTGAAGTCAAAAACTGAAGATAGATTATCCTATTTAGAGGAGTTTGGCCTCAATGCTAGCTTAGCTGAGGTCGCTCCTGAGCGCCTAAGTGGTGGAGAGCGGCAAATGGTCGCATTGGCTTCCGCTTTGAGGACGATCCCTGAAATTCTCCTTTTAGACGAACCACTACTGGGTCTCGATGCGACAAGCCGGGCAGGGATTCAGAGCATGATTTCGTCTTGGGACAACATTACCATACTGTATGTAACCCACGATTTAAGAGAGGTATTACCGAATGCTACTAGGCTTTGGATCGTTGAAAAGGGTAATGTGGTGTTAGACTGCCCAAGCCAGTGCTGGAAAGAGCATCAGGAGCGATTTAAAGTTGCTGGTGTTCGCTTCTGA
- the rpsM gene encoding 30S ribosomal protein S13, producing MARIAGVDLPREKRLEVALTYIFGIGLPTSHRILAKTGVSPDVRVRDLSEDEVSKLREVIDKEFKIEGDLRREVSLNIKRLMEIGSYRGLRHRRGLPVRGQRTKTNARTRKGPAKTVGAKRKK from the coding sequence ATGGCACGTATCGCTGGAGTTGACTTACCACGCGAGAAGCGTTTGGAGGTTGCCCTGACCTATATATTCGGGATTGGGCTACCAACTTCACATAGGATTCTCGCTAAAACAGGCGTAAGCCCTGATGTCCGAGTTCGTGACTTGTCAGAAGACGAAGTCAGTAAGCTTCGGGAAGTTATTGATAAAGAGTTTAAAATTGAAGGCGACCTGCGTCGCGAAGTTTCCCTCAATATCAAACGTCTTATGGAAATTGGTTCTTATCGTGGCCTTCGCCACCGTCGCGGACTACCTGTAAGAGGGCAGCGCACGAAAACCAATGCCAGAACCCGTAAAGGTCCGGCTAAGACTGTTGGAGCGAAACGTAAAAAGTAA
- the rpsI gene encoding 30S ribosomal protein S9 yields MATQLQYAATGRRKNAIARVRLIPGEGKFIINKRQLAEYFGKKTLEMIVQQPFNITDTLAKYDVIALANGGGTTGQAGAIRLGIARALLKADASLRPSLKRAGFLTRDPRMKERRKYGLKKARKAPQFSKR; encoded by the coding sequence ATGGCAACTCAATTACAATATGCTGCTACAGGACGACGCAAAAATGCAATCGCACGCGTTCGCCTTATTCCGGGTGAAGGAAAGTTCATCATTAACAAACGTCAATTGGCGGAATACTTTGGCAAGAAAACACTGGAAATGATCGTTCAACAACCTTTTAACATCACAGACACACTGGCTAAGTATGATGTTATTGCTCTCGCTAACGGAGGGGGCACCACTGGTCAAGCTGGTGCGATACGCTTAGGCATTGCTCGTGCTTTGCTGAAGGCGGATGCCAGTCTTCGTCCAAGTCTTAAGAGGGCCGGTTTCCTGACGCGTGACCCACGTATGAAGGAACGTCGCAAATACGGCTTGAAGAAAGCTCGTAAAGCCCCACAATTCTCTAAACGTTAA
- the rplM gene encoding 50S ribosomal protein L13, translating into MTTFFAKAQDQERKWYIIDAAGIPLGRIATEAARLLRGKHKPTFTPNVDTGDHVIIVNAEKLVLTGNKLNDKMYRRHSGFPGGLKEVPYKKLMQIMPERAMEHAVKGMLPHNKLGAQMYTKLKVYKGESHPHQAQQPEIWTIQ; encoded by the coding sequence ATGACCACGTTTTTTGCGAAAGCACAAGACCAAGAGCGCAAATGGTATATCATCGACGCTGCGGGAATCCCCTTGGGTCGTATTGCTACTGAAGCAGCACGTCTTCTGAGAGGTAAACATAAACCGACATTCACCCCTAATGTAGACACCGGGGATCATGTTATCATCGTCAATGCCGAAAAATTGGTGTTAACAGGTAACAAACTTAATGACAAAATGTATCGGCGCCACTCTGGGTTTCCTGGCGGGTTAAAAGAAGTTCCTTACAAGAAATTAATGCAAATTATGCCTGAACGAGCTATGGAACATGCCGTGAAGGGAATGCTTCCTCATAACAAGTTGGGCGCCCAGATGTACACAAAGTTGAAGGTGTACAAGGGAGAATCGCATCCCCATCAAGCTCAACAACCTGAAATCTGGACAATTCAATAG
- the rplQ gene encoding 50S ribosomal protein L17 encodes MAYRKLGKNMGHRGAMLRNIVTSLLRHERIQTTEARAKELNAIAEKMISLGKQGDLAARRSSMAYLMDEDVVTKLFDTIAPKYADRQGGYTRIMKLGLRRGDAATMVIIELV; translated from the coding sequence TTGGCTTACCGCAAGTTGGGAAAAAACATGGGTCATCGCGGGGCAATGTTGCGTAATATTGTCACTTCCCTGTTAAGACATGAACGTATTCAAACGACAGAAGCGCGCGCTAAGGAGCTCAATGCTATAGCTGAAAAAATGATTTCACTAGGCAAACAAGGCGATTTGGCTGCTCGTCGTTCGTCGATGGCTTATCTCATGGATGAAGATGTTGTTACAAAATTGTTTGATACCATTGCGCCGAAATATGCTGACCGTCAGGGCGGCTATACTCGTATCATGAAACTCGGCTTACGTCGGGGAGATGCTGCGACAATGGTAATCATCGAACTCGTATAA
- the truA gene encoding tRNA pseudouridine(38-40) synthase TruA yields MRNIRLKVSYDGTNYHGFQRQDATHGPTIQGTLEEVWARLVDEEISLAMAGRTDKGVHALGQVVNFTTSARIPEEKIPKAINSLLPRDIRILKADCVPDTFNARWSAKWKRYDYQVDNNPIPNVFNRLYAYHEPIPMNVTKMQKAASFLEGFHNFKTFAAAGGTSKTFERTIYRCQVKEDQRLVRVSCVGDGFLYHMVRIIVGTLMDVGKGRIHPDEIPEIIASQKRERARVIARAQGLTLVHVNYTDDSPFDVFQDLVE; encoded by the coding sequence ATGCGAAACATTCGGCTTAAAGTGTCTTATGACGGGACAAACTATCATGGGTTCCAGCGACAGGATGCAACTCACGGCCCTACGATCCAGGGAACCTTGGAAGAAGTATGGGCGAGATTAGTCGATGAAGAGATTTCTTTAGCAATGGCCGGTCGTACGGATAAGGGAGTCCATGCATTAGGGCAGGTAGTGAACTTTACGACTTCGGCAAGAATTCCGGAAGAAAAAATTCCTAAGGCTATTAACAGTCTGTTACCCAGAGATATACGCATACTCAAGGCAGACTGCGTGCCGGATACTTTTAATGCGCGCTGGTCAGCAAAGTGGAAACGCTACGATTACCAGGTGGACAACAATCCCATTCCGAATGTATTCAATCGTCTCTATGCTTATCATGAGCCCATCCCAATGAATGTAACTAAAATGCAAAAGGCTGCTAGTTTTCTGGAGGGGTTTCATAACTTTAAGACATTTGCAGCAGCAGGTGGAACAAGTAAGACGTTCGAACGGACGATTTATCGCTGCCAAGTTAAAGAAGATCAGCGGCTAGTAAGAGTATCCTGTGTAGGAGATGGATTTCTATACCATATGGTACGAATAATTGTTGGAACACTTATGGACGTGGGAAAGGGTAGGATTCATCCTGATGAGATTCCTGAGATTATTGCCAGTCAAAAGCGGGAACGCGCGCGTGTAATTGCACGAGCACAGGGCTTGACTCTTGTCCATGTGAATTATACGGACGATAGTCCCTTTGATGTTTTTCAGGATTTAGTTGAGTAA
- a CDS encoding DNA-directed RNA polymerase subunit alpha — protein MLDIEKQPRIECIERSEDDSYAKFVVEPLERGYGITLGNSLRRILLSSLPGSAVTSVKIEGVLHEFSTIPGVLEDVTDIILNLKSLALKGYTDEPRIIRIESQGEGVVRAGDIITDPDIEVLNPDMKIATLDRDGRLFMEMTVERKKGYVSADKNKKPDDVIGVIPIDSIFAPIYKVNYTVEDTRVGQITDYDKLTLEAWSNGSISPREATSTAAKILSDELRLFVRLNDKPDNDAGDGDILVEKEEANKILEMTIEELDLSVRSYNCLKRAGINSVEELTQKTEEDMIKVRNLGRKSLEEVEFKLKDLGLGFRPAED, from the coding sequence CTGTTAGATATCGAGAAGCAGCCCAGAATCGAGTGTATCGAGCGTTCTGAAGACGACTCCTATGCAAAATTCGTCGTTGAGCCTCTAGAAAGAGGATATGGGATAACTCTAGGGAATTCTTTAAGACGTATCCTGTTATCCTCTCTTCCAGGGTCAGCGGTAACATCAGTTAAAATTGAAGGGGTACTCCACGAGTTTTCCACGATTCCGGGAGTGTTGGAAGACGTTACGGACATTATTCTCAATTTGAAATCCCTCGCGCTCAAAGGCTATACGGATGAACCTCGGATTATTCGCATAGAATCTCAGGGCGAAGGCGTCGTGCGGGCTGGAGATATTATCACAGATCCGGACATTGAGGTTTTGAACCCTGATATGAAGATCGCGACATTAGACCGCGATGGTCGGCTGTTTATGGAAATGACTGTTGAACGTAAAAAGGGTTACGTTTCTGCAGACAAAAATAAGAAGCCTGATGATGTCATAGGAGTTATCCCCATTGACTCCATCTTTGCTCCGATTTATAAGGTCAACTACACAGTAGAGGATACTCGGGTCGGTCAAATAACGGACTATGACAAGTTAACCCTTGAAGCATGGTCTAATGGCAGTATTTCACCCAGAGAGGCCACTAGTACGGCAGCTAAAATCCTGAGTGATGAACTTCGGCTTTTTGTGAGACTCAATGATAAACCCGACAATGATGCGGGTGATGGCGATATCTTGGTGGAAAAAGAGGAAGCCAATAAAATTCTCGAGATGACGATTGAGGAGCTTGATCTATCTGTTCGTTCCTACAACTGCCTCAAGCGGGCTGGAATCAACTCTGTCGAAGAGTTGACCCAAAAAACGGAGGAAGATATGATCAAAGTGCGTAACCTTGGTCGCAAGTCTTTGGAAGAAGTGGAATTTAAACTTAAAGACTTAGGTTTAGGTTTTCGCCCGGCTGAGGACTAA